A segment of the Oxyura jamaicensis isolate SHBP4307 breed ruddy duck chromosome 12, BPBGC_Ojam_1.0, whole genome shotgun sequence genome:
CCTGAAAATGATGGACATTTTAGAGGTCATACACTGTATTAATGCTTATGttttaattaggattttttttttgtttttgtttttctaggaCAAAACACCCAATTTTGGAGGAAATACTGTAGGAGTAATGTTCTTAGTAAAGATGTTCTACTTAATCAAAGGAGTTAAATGTTACAGCCCTGTGAGTCAGATGCACAAAGTAACAGGAGGTCTGTTTAAAGCACACCTGTTAAGGAACACGTTGGGCATCAACGTATCATTCAGAATCTCACGTGCATTGTCTCAGCTTAGTTCTGAAAAGACAAACTCTTATAATTATGTCATTGTCGGAGCTGGATCAGCCGGCTGTGTATTAGCCAACAGGTTGACTGAAGACCCTCTCAGTACTGTACTAGTTTTGGAAGCAGGCCCTAAAGATACCCTTCTAGGTAGTAAGAGATTGATGTGGAAGATTCATATGCCTGCTGCATTAACTTACAACCTATGTGATGAGAAATATAACTGGTATTACCACACAACTTCACAGAAACATATGGATAATCGGATTATGTACTGGCCCCGAGGAAGAGTGTGGGGTGGTTCCTCTTCTCTCAATGCAATGGTGTATATTCGTGGGCATGCTGAAGATTATAATCGATGGAGCAGAGAAGGGGCTGTAGGATGGGACTATGAACATTGCTTGCCCTATTTTAAGAAGGCACAAACACATGAACTGGGACCAGATCAGTATAGAGGTGGAAAAGGACCTCTGCATGTGtcaagagggaaaacaaaccatCCTCTTCATCATGCATTCCTGGAGGCAACTCAGCAAGCTGGGTATCCCTTCACAGATGATATGAATGGCTATCAGCAAGAAGGATTTGGTTGGATGGACATGACTGTACACAAAGGTAAATTACAAAGGATTCCTTAAGGAATTTGTGTTTCTGACCCACCAGAAGTACCtctgaaagcattttagaaTACAGACGTATAACCTGCACTTTCAGTTGTTTGGTTTGCTGAACAGCTACTGCACTCTAAATGTACATGTATTCATTTCACAGCAGCTTGTTATCAGTCTAGGCTGTATTTCATTGAAATTTGGGTTGGCATCCAGGTCTTGATTCATAGTTAAATTTGGGAGAGTAGGTTTGCAGAATGTCACTGAGAAGTTtgttatgttaaaataaaatctttagtTATTATATCAAAGCACATTTGCTTTGAACTCTACAGAGTATATAAAACCCGTATAAACATCCTGATTGGTATTGGTGAAAATCTTGAAGAATACTTAGCAAGACTATTTTGATTTTCTATGCTAATATAAATTGTAGGTCAAAGATGGAGCGCAGCTAGTGCTTACCTTCACCCAGCCATATCCCGCCCAAATTTGTCAATCACAGAGAAGACACTTGTAACAAAAATCTTGtttcaaggaagaaaatccaTTGGTGTTGAGTATTTGAAAAATGGTCAAAGGAAAAAGgtaagagatttttattttccagtataaaatacattatttgaagcaaaaaggaaggaaggaaggaaggaaggaacaaaggaaggaaggaaggaaggaagaaagaaagaaaaggaagaaaacattacaaGTGATGCTTCACTATATAAAATATAagctttccaaaactgtttTCCTGTGTATGATTCCTTGTGAGTTACTTTACAGCAAGTGATATTTCAGTTGTCTTGATTTAGAGATTAACATCTCAATTGTATTTCCCTCtacaacattttcagaattgcttttcagaaatccCAGCATTTCAGCACACTAGTCGATATACAAAGACAGTGTACAATTTACAGCATAGGTTCCAGCTCGAAACATTACACAACACTCTTCTGTAACATCAAGTTATGGCTTGTCCCCTCAGACAGAAAGCTTGAGCATTTCTCTTTACTGAAAGATAGGAAAACATTTGGAATAGGAAAAATGTGGGGGAAGGGTGTCTAATCTGGCTCATAACAGTATCTGAACAGAAGCTCTTGAATGCCACTTACATTCAGATCAAGCTTAATAACGTCAGGATTTTTgtgcttgtttcattttaggCTTTTGCCagtaaagaagttattttaagtGGAGGTGCCATAAATTCTCCACAGCTGCTTATGTTGTCTGGGATTGGCAATGCAGATGATCTAAAAAAACTGGGGATCCCTGTTGTTTGCCACCTTCCTGGtaattttattacttctttCAACCTTGTACCTTCCTAAGAAGGCAATGCAGACCATTAAATGGAATGAATCCATGAAATTTGGTTGTCTTTATGTCAAGTTGTGTGGACAGAAATTAACAATGTTACAAATCTGTGGAAATGCACTGAGTTGAGAATGGAGCAATAACCTCTCACGATTTCTTCATTATATTTGAGAGCGGAAAAATGCCTTTCTGAAAAATGCCACTGAATAGCTTTAAAGCAGCATATTTAGAATTTTGGATGAGTGGTTTTGATCCACAACAGATTGCATAAGCTTCCATC
Coding sequences within it:
- the CHDH gene encoding choline dehydrogenase, mitochondrial; protein product: MFLVKMFYLIKGVKCYSPVSQMHKVTGGLFKAHLLRNTLGINVSFRISRALSQLSSEKTNSYNYVIVGAGSAGCVLANRLTEDPLSTVLVLEAGPKDTLLGSKRLMWKIHMPAALTYNLCDEKYNWYYHTTSQKHMDNRIMYWPRGRVWGGSSSLNAMVYIRGHAEDYNRWSREGAVGWDYEHCLPYFKKAQTHELGPDQYRGGKGPLHVSRGKTNHPLHHAFLEATQQAGYPFTDDMNGYQQEGFGWMDMTVHKGQRWSAASAYLHPAISRPNLSITEKTLVTKILFQGRKSIGVEYLKNGQRKKAFASKEVILSGGAINSPQLLMLSGIGNADDLKKLGIPVVCHLPGVGQNLQDHLEVYVQQKCTKPITLYSAQKLFSMARIGLEWLWKFTGYGATAHLESGGFIRSEPGVPHPDIQFHFLPSQVIDHGRVASTMEAYQVHVGPMRSTSVGWLKLKSTDPKDHPIIEPNYMSTERDIWEFRQCVKLTREIFAQKAFEKFRGPELQPGNHVQSDKEIDAFIRQKADSAYHPSCTCKMGQLSDSTAVVDPQTKVIGVENLRVVDASIMPSIVSGNLNAPTIMIAEKAADIIKGLPSLQVKNAPVYKPKTLETQR